CACCGTCCGGTCATTCTGATCGGGGGAGCGACGGGAACAATCGGCGATCCGAGCGGACGCCAGAGCGAGCGCTCTTTGCAGACGTTGGAGCAGGTGCAGGAGAATGTGGACGCGCTGACGGCGCAGATGAAGAAGCTGTTCCTCACTGACAACGACAACCAGGTCCGGCTGGTCAACAACTACGACTGGACGAAGGATATGAATGTCATTGAATTCCTGCGCGATTTCGGCAAAAACTTCAGCATCAACACGATGCTGGCCAAGGATGTAGTCGCCAGCCGTCTGGACAGCGGGATCTCGTTCACCGAGTTCTCGTACCAGATTCTGCAGTCCATTGACTACCTGCATCTGTACCAGCATGAGGATGTGCAGCTCCAGGTTGGCGGTTCGGACCAATGGGGCAACATCACCAGCGGCCTGGATCTGATCCGCAAGAAGGAAGGCAATGAGGCCAAAGCCTTCGGCCTGACCATCCCGCTGATGCTGAAGGCGGACGGCACGAAGTTCGGCAAAACCGCCGGCGGCGCCATCTGGCTCGATCCGAAGCAGACCACGCCTTACGAGTTCTACCAGTTCTGGGCGAACACCGATGACCGCGATGTGGTCAAATACCTGAAGTACTTCACCTTCCTGAGCAAAGAGGAGATAGAAGCGCTGGAGGAGAAGGTAGCGACCGAGCCGCATAAACGTGAGGCGCAAAAAGCACTGGCCGAGGAAATGACCCGCTTCGTGCACGGCGAAGAGCTGCTGGAGCAGGCCAAGC
This region of Paenibacillus sp. FSL K6-1096 genomic DNA includes:
- the tyrS gene encoding tyrosine--tRNA ligase, which translates into the protein MNIIDELLWREAINQQTDADGLRELTESKSVSLYCGVDPTGNSMHIGHLIPFMVLRRFQLAGHRPVILIGGATGTIGDPSGRQSERSLQTLEQVQENVDALTAQMKKLFLTDNDNQVRLVNNYDWTKDMNVIEFLRDFGKNFSINTMLAKDVVASRLDSGISFTEFSYQILQSIDYLHLYQHEDVQLQVGGSDQWGNITSGLDLIRKKEGNEAKAFGLTIPLMLKADGTKFGKTAGGAIWLDPKQTTPYEFYQFWANTDDRDVVKYLKYFTFLSKEEIEALEEKVATEPHKREAQKALAEEMTRFVHGEELLEQAKRISAALFSGDIRSLTADEIEEGFKEMPTFTAGKETKNIVDWLVELGIEPSKRQAREDITKGAISINGERVNELETEITAGDAIGGKFIIVRKGKKNYSLVKLV